One window from the genome of Cardiocondyla obscurior isolate alpha-2009 linkage group LG04, Cobs3.1, whole genome shotgun sequence encodes:
- the Eff gene encoding ubiquitin-conjugating enzyme E2-17 kDa, with translation MALKRINKELQDLGRDPPAQCSAGPVGDDLFHWQATIMGPPDSPYQGGVFFLTIHFPTDYPFKPPKVAFTTRIYHPNINSNGSICLDILRSQWSPALTISKVLLSICSLLCDPNPDDPLVPEIARIYKTDREKYNELAREWTRKYAM, from the exons GAACTTCAAGACCTTGGTAGAGATCCGCCAGCACAATGCTCGGCCGGACCTGTAGGAGATGATT tattccACTGGCAGGCAACAATTATGGGACCA cccGACAGTCCGTATCAAGGAGGGgtatttttcttaacaatACACTTTCCAACAGATTACCCGTTTAAGCCACCTAAG GTGGCATTTACGACTAGAATTTATCATCCCAATATTAACAGTAATGGAAGTATTTGTTTGGATATTCTAAGATCTCAGTGGTCTCCCGCGCTCACTATATCAAAag TGTTACTGTCAATATGCTCCCTACTGTGCGATCCAAATCCAGATGACCCACTGGTACCAGAAATAGCCAGGATATACAAAACCGACAGGGAGAAGTATAATGAATTGGCACGCGAATGGACGCGCAAGTATGCCATGTGA
- the LOC139101905 gene encoding progestin and adipoQ receptor family member 3 isoform X1, translated as MMKLLAGVEEVSDHCEKETNNGQLHNNNSHEKQSTTELAQEATKPLVKKIREPEEKICDDATAKRESISVDEEKLRHLLRFEDAPEFLQHNPYILRGYRGCLTTKLCLESIFWWTNETVNIWSHIFGWMLFFGLTLYDLCLLNIHAPFGDKMIVSLLLLCFQICMILSSVYHTFSCRSEKDYWCFLAFDLFGIALSMLSIYMSGVYYAFWCHKELQQFYLSTVLAIFIIAMILQIPRLNINSNIKLAVFVSWAIYGVLPTLHWTIAMGGFDNPIVRMLIPRVIGMYIINAVAFAFYMLKIPERFYPGWVDYVGSSHQWWHALVVLALYYWHNTGMLYVEYRMNHGCPSSALL; from the exons ATGATGAAACTACTTGCCGGCGTGGAGGAGGTTAGCGACCACTGCGAAAAAGAGACTAATAATGGCCAACTGCACAACAATAACAGTCATGAAAAGCAATCTACAACAGAATTGGCGCAAGAAGCGACGAAACCGCTCGTCAAGAAG ATTAGAGAACCGGAGGAAAAG ATATGCGACGATGCAACAGCCAAGAGGGAAAGTATATCAGTGGACGAAGAAAAGCTAAGACATTTGCTTCGGTTCGAGGACGCACCTGAATTTCTTCAGCATAATCCTTACATACTGCGTGGCTACCGAGGCTGCCTGACCACCAAATTGTGCCTGGAAAG caTATTTTGGTGGACGAACGAGACCGTAAACATATGGAGCCATATTTTCGGCTGGATGCTTTTCTTCGGTCTGACGTTATATGATCTCTGTTTATTGAACATTCATGCGCCATTTGGCGATAAAATGATTGTGTCACTGTTACTTCTCTGTTTCCAG aTATGCATGATTCTGTCGTCTGTGTATCATACGTTCTCATGTCGGAGTGAGAAGGATTACTGGTGCTTCCTGGCTTTCGATTTGTTTGGTATTGCTCTGAGCATGCTATCGATATATATGTCGGGGGTCTACTATGCCTTTTGGTGTCACAAG GAGCTACAGCAGTTTTATCTCTCAACTGTGCTCGCAATCTTTATTATAGCGATGATACTCCAAATACCGAGACTGAACATCAATAGCAATATTAAGCTAGCCGTATTCGTGAGTTGGGCGATATATGGCGTATTGCCAACGCTGCACTGGACCATTGCGATGGGTGGTTTTGATAACCCGATCGTTAGAATGCTTATTCCGAGGGTGATAGGAATGTACATTATTAATGCGGTAGCATTTGCGTTCTATATGCTCAAAATACCCGAACGTTTTTATCCAG GCTGGGTGGACTATGTTGGATCGTCCCATCAATGGTGGCACGCGTTGGTTGTGTTAGCCCTCTATTATTGGCACAACACTGGAATGCTTTACGTGGAATACAGAATGAATCACGGATGTCCGAGTAGTGCGCTATTATGA
- the LOC139101905 gene encoding progestin and adipoQ receptor family member 3 isoform X2: MMKLLAGVEEVSDHCEKETNNGQLHNNNSHEKQSTTELAQEATKPLVKKICDDATAKRESISVDEEKLRHLLRFEDAPEFLQHNPYILRGYRGCLTTKLCLESIFWWTNETVNIWSHIFGWMLFFGLTLYDLCLLNIHAPFGDKMIVSLLLLCFQICMILSSVYHTFSCRSEKDYWCFLAFDLFGIALSMLSIYMSGVYYAFWCHKELQQFYLSTVLAIFIIAMILQIPRLNINSNIKLAVFVSWAIYGVLPTLHWTIAMGGFDNPIVRMLIPRVIGMYIINAVAFAFYMLKIPERFYPGWVDYVGSSHQWWHALVVLALYYWHNTGMLYVEYRMNHGCPSSALL; the protein is encoded by the exons ATGATGAAACTACTTGCCGGCGTGGAGGAGGTTAGCGACCACTGCGAAAAAGAGACTAATAATGGCCAACTGCACAACAATAACAGTCATGAAAAGCAATCTACAACAGAATTGGCGCAAGAAGCGACGAAACCGCTCGTCAAGAAG ATATGCGACGATGCAACAGCCAAGAGGGAAAGTATATCAGTGGACGAAGAAAAGCTAAGACATTTGCTTCGGTTCGAGGACGCACCTGAATTTCTTCAGCATAATCCTTACATACTGCGTGGCTACCGAGGCTGCCTGACCACCAAATTGTGCCTGGAAAG caTATTTTGGTGGACGAACGAGACCGTAAACATATGGAGCCATATTTTCGGCTGGATGCTTTTCTTCGGTCTGACGTTATATGATCTCTGTTTATTGAACATTCATGCGCCATTTGGCGATAAAATGATTGTGTCACTGTTACTTCTCTGTTTCCAG aTATGCATGATTCTGTCGTCTGTGTATCATACGTTCTCATGTCGGAGTGAGAAGGATTACTGGTGCTTCCTGGCTTTCGATTTGTTTGGTATTGCTCTGAGCATGCTATCGATATATATGTCGGGGGTCTACTATGCCTTTTGGTGTCACAAG GAGCTACAGCAGTTTTATCTCTCAACTGTGCTCGCAATCTTTATTATAGCGATGATACTCCAAATACCGAGACTGAACATCAATAGCAATATTAAGCTAGCCGTATTCGTGAGTTGGGCGATATATGGCGTATTGCCAACGCTGCACTGGACCATTGCGATGGGTGGTTTTGATAACCCGATCGTTAGAATGCTTATTCCGAGGGTGATAGGAATGTACATTATTAATGCGGTAGCATTTGCGTTCTATATGCTCAAAATACCCGAACGTTTTTATCCAG GCTGGGTGGACTATGTTGGATCGTCCCATCAATGGTGGCACGCGTTGGTTGTGTTAGCCCTCTATTATTGGCACAACACTGGAATGCTTTACGTGGAATACAGAATGAATCACGGATGTCCGAGTAGTGCGCTATTATGA
- the LOC139101455 gene encoding uncharacterized protein has translation MYDEDGSAADQKMEVDERGVIETGSMVNPEQVVAATAGGIGVGVGIGVGGPGTATGSGTGLTGYWQHATTATGYWPSLFDCWTTPPIASGSQTLSLPRDDD, from the coding sequence ATGTACGATGAGGACGGGTCCGCGGCGGACCAAAAAATGGAAGTGGACGAACGTGGTGTTATCGAGACGGGCAGCATGGTCAATCCTGAACAGGTAGTAGCTGCCACTGCCGGCGGTATCGGCGTCGGTGTCGGTATCGGTGTAGGAGGACCGGGTACGGCCACCGGAAGTGGCACCGGACTGACTGGTTACTGGCAACACGCAACTACCGCCACCGGCTACTGGCCGTCATTGTTCGACTGTTGGACGACGCCGCCAATCGCGTCCGGTTCGCAGACGCTGTCTTTGCCACGGGATGATGATTGA